The following are from one region of the Cetobacterium somerae genome:
- the aspS gene encoding aspartate--tRNA ligase produces the protein MTYYRTHNLGELRASNIGETVTLSGWVDTKRDLGGLTFIDLRDREGKTQIVFHTDVAEVSVVERAQKLKNESVIKVVGVVKERQSKNANIPTGDIEVFVTDLEVLNNCDVLPFQISGDENLSENIRLKYRYLDLRRSQMTRNLKMRHKMIMSIRNYMDEKGFLDVDTPILTKSTPEGARDFLVPSRINPGDFYALPQSPQLFKQLLMISGVEKYFQIAKCFRDEDLRADRQPEFTQLDIEMSFIEQKDIMNEIEGLAKRVFKNVTGESADYEFPRMPYAEAMERFGSDKPDTRFGVELKDLTDIMATCGFKGFKSAVEAGGIVKAVVAPGVAEQFSRKILTEYEDYAKTYFGAKGMAWIKLTEEGVNSPIAKFFTEEEMNAIIARTEAKVGDVIMIVADRAKVVYGALGAVRLKLGKELGLINNDEFKFLWVVDFPMFEYDEEEQRYKAQHHPFTSIKAEDMQLFLDGEMDEVRTNSYDLVLNGSEIGGGSIRIFNPEIQSKVFEKLGLSKEEAQEKFGFFVDAFKYGAPPHGGLAFGIDRWLMVMLKEQSIRDVIPFPKTNKGQCLMTEAPSKVDDKQLEELYLDSTYNSEIV, from the coding sequence ATGACGTATTATAGAACTCATAACTTAGGGGAATTAAGAGCTTCAAATATTGGTGAAACAGTTACTTTATCTGGATGGGTTGATACAAAAAGAGACTTAGGTGGATTAACATTTATCGATTTAAGAGATAGAGAGGGAAAAACACAAATAGTTTTCCATACAGATGTAGCAGAAGTTTCAGTTGTAGAAAGAGCACAAAAATTAAAAAATGAATCAGTTATAAAAGTTGTAGGTGTTGTAAAAGAAAGACAAAGCAAAAATGCTAATATTCCTACTGGTGATATTGAGGTATTTGTAACAGATTTAGAAGTTTTAAATAACTGTGATGTTTTACCATTCCAAATATCTGGAGATGAAAATTTAAGCGAAAATATAAGATTAAAATATAGATATTTAGATTTAAGAAGATCTCAAATGACTAGAAATCTAAAAATGAGACATAAAATGATTATGTCAATAAGAAACTATATGGATGAAAAAGGATTCTTAGACGTAGATACTCCAATTTTAACAAAGTCAACACCAGAGGGAGCAAGAGATTTCTTAGTTCCAAGTAGAATTAATCCAGGAGATTTCTATGCTTTACCACAATCACCTCAATTATTTAAGCAATTATTAATGATTTCTGGAGTAGAAAAATATTTCCAAATTGCTAAATGTTTTAGAGATGAAGATTTAAGAGCTGATAGACAACCTGAGTTTACTCAGTTAGATATCGAAATGTCTTTCATAGAGCAAAAAGATATTATGAATGAGATAGAGGGATTAGCTAAAAGAGTATTTAAAAATGTAACAGGAGAATCAGCTGATTATGAATTCCCAAGAATGCCTTATGCAGAAGCTATGGAAAGATTTGGTTCAGATAAACCTGATACAAGATTTGGTGTTGAATTAAAAGATTTAACAGATATAATGGCAACTTGTGGATTCAAAGGTTTTAAAAGTGCAGTAGAAGCTGGTGGAATCGTTAAAGCAGTTGTAGCTCCAGGAGTTGCAGAGCAATTCTCAAGAAAAATTTTAACTGAATATGAAGATTATGCAAAAACATATTTTGGTGCAAAAGGAATGGCTTGGATAAAGTTAACAGAAGAGGGAGTTAATTCTCCAATAGCTAAGTTCTTTACTGAAGAAGAGATGAATGCAATCATAGCTAGAACTGAAGCAAAAGTTGGAGATGTAATAATGATTGTAGCAGATAGAGCAAAAGTTGTGTATGGAGCTTTAGGGGCTGTAAGATTAAAGTTAGGAAAAGAATTAGGATTGATTAATAATGATGAATTTAAATTCTTATGGGTAGTAGATTTCCCTATGTTCGAATATGATGAGGAAGAGCAAAGATATAAGGCTCAACATCACCCATTCACATCAATAAAAGCTGAAGATATGCAGTTATTCTTAGATGGAGAAATGGATGAAGTTAGAACTAACTCATACGACTTAGTATTAAATGGATCTGAAATTGGTGGAGGATCAATAAGAATATTTAATCCTGAAATTCAAAGTAAAGTATTTGAAAAGTTAGGTTTATCTAAAGAAGAAGCACAAGAGAAGTTTGGATTCTTTGTGGATGCATTTAAATATGGAGCACCACCACATGGAGGATTAGCTTTTGGTATTGATAGATGGTTAATGGTAATGTTAAAAGAGCAATCAATAAGAGATGTAATCCCATTCCCTAAAACAAATAAAGGTCAATGTTTAATGACAGAAGCACCAAGTAAAGTTGATGATAAGCAATTAGAAGAGCTTTATTTAGATTCAACATATAATTCAGAAATAGTTTAG
- a CDS encoding class I SAM-dependent methyltransferase, whose product MKYLKNDILNIFKDSINNNDFIKGVFSNPTKESSYKKINLKPVQIKGDFFIQFESFINNKAFHKNEILVDTFKILDEIIDTFKQILIVTSNQEIQVLQNKKGFSIKRKNTESKTLELSHNKQKNYILQDNTPIPFLIRLGVMSEAGKVSKEKFNKFRQINRYLEFIEDTLKELQEKKLIGNSMKIIDFGCGKSYLTFALYHYLKNIKNLNIDVIGLDLKEDVINHCNTIAKDLNFNKLQFLKGDIKDFDIFKDVDLIFSLHACNNATDYSILKGLELGAKAILAVPCCQSEINQKIDKSPTTELKGVLSPFGNHGILQERFSSLATDALRALSLELCGYNTKVMEFIDMEHTPKNILIKAILGSPSEEKLEEKRKEYDRYLQFLGVNPLLDSLLKNYFKK is encoded by the coding sequence ATGAAATACCTAAAAAATGATATTTTAAATATTTTTAAAGATAGTATCAATAACAATGACTTTATAAAAGGAGTTTTTTCAAATCCTACAAAAGAAAGTTCTTATAAAAAAATAAATTTAAAACCTGTTCAAATAAAAGGAGATTTTTTTATACAATTTGAAAGTTTTATAAATAATAAAGCTTTTCATAAAAATGAAATCTTAGTAGATACTTTTAAAATTTTAGATGAAATTATTGATACATTTAAACAAATTTTAATAGTTACATCTAATCAAGAGATTCAAGTTTTACAAAATAAAAAAGGTTTTTCTATAAAAAGAAAAAATACTGAAAGCAAAACATTAGAACTTTCACACAATAAACAAAAAAATTATATTTTACAAGATAACACACCTATTCCATTTTTAATTAGACTTGGAGTTATGTCTGAAGCTGGAAAAGTTAGTAAAGAAAAATTTAATAAATTTAGACAAATAAATAGATATTTAGAATTTATTGAAGATACACTAAAAGAGTTACAAGAAAAAAAACTTATTGGTAATTCAATGAAAATAATTGACTTTGGATGTGGTAAATCATACTTAACTTTTGCTTTATATCATTATTTAAAAAATATTAAAAATTTAAATATTGATGTTATCGGCTTAGATTTAAAAGAAGATGTTATTAACCATTGCAATACCATTGCTAAAGATTTAAACTTTAATAAGTTACAATTTTTGAAAGGAGATATTAAAGATTTTGATATTTTTAAAGATGTTGACTTAATATTCTCATTACATGCTTGTAATAATGCTACTGACTACTCTATTCTTAAAGGATTAGAATTAGGTGCTAAAGCTATTTTAGCTGTACCTTGCTGTCAGTCAGAAATAAATCAAAAAATAGACAAATCCCCAACAACAGAATTAAAAGGAGTTCTATCTCCTTTTGGAAATCACGGTATTTTACAAGAACGATTTAGTTCTTTAGCTACAGATGCTCTAAGAGCTCTTTCTTTAGAACTTTGTGGTTATAATACAAAAGTTATGGAATTCATAGATATGGAGCATACTCCTAAAAATATTTTAATCAAGGCTATTTTAGGTTCTCCTTCAGAAGAGAAACTAGAAGAAAAAAGAAAAGAATATGATAGATACTTACAATTTTTAGGTGTTAATCCACTTTTAGATAGTTTACTTAAAAATTATTTTAAAAAATAA
- a CDS encoding PhoH family protein: MRKIYVLDTNVLIHDHRSIYSFEDNEVVVPIYVIEEIDNLKRNSTTAIQARLAARELDTIRKKGCIAKGVELEKKIFFRVEIESDLNLLPPVLKKDSMDNMIIATTLGIKNKNPDMKVILITKDINMRIKADSLGLEVQDYETDRTDYTTLYDGYEEIEVSRDIYNKFDKAGKINVWELGKEYHFTENMFIKFKCGEEKTFGRYIGGKIRRNLEGQISAWGARARNDEQEYAMELLMDENIKVVTLVGRAGTGKTLLAIAAGLEQVVERGKYKRLLIARPIIPMGKDLGYLPGSEEEKLRPWMQPIYDNIDYLAGEKGEKTGEKVILGLQTMGLLKIEALTYIRGRSIPNGYIIIDEAQNLTPLEVKTIITRAGENTKIVLTGDPDQIDSPYLDSDTNGLTYLSEKLKNESIVGHVTLKKGERSALAELAAKLL; this comes from the coding sequence ATGAGAAAAATCTATGTTCTAGACACTAATGTTTTAATACATGACCATCGTAGTATTTATAGTTTTGAAGATAATGAAGTTGTTGTTCCTATATATGTAATAGAGGAGATAGATAATTTAAAGAGAAATAGTACGACAGCAATACAGGCTCGTTTAGCAGCTAGAGAGCTTGATACCATAAGAAAAAAAGGGTGTATTGCAAAAGGTGTAGAGCTAGAGAAAAAGATTTTTTTCAGAGTAGAGATAGAAAGTGATTTAAATTTATTACCACCAGTATTAAAAAAAGACTCAATGGATAATATGATAATTGCAACAACTCTCGGAATTAAAAATAAAAATCCAGATATGAAAGTAATTTTAATAACTAAAGATATAAATATGAGAATTAAGGCAGATTCTTTAGGATTAGAAGTTCAAGATTATGAAACAGATAGAACGGATTATACGACGTTGTATGATGGTTATGAAGAGATTGAAGTTTCAAGAGATATTTATAACAAATTTGATAAAGCTGGAAAAATAAATGTTTGGGAGTTAGGAAAAGAGTATCATTTTACAGAAAATATGTTTATTAAATTTAAATGTGGAGAAGAAAAAACTTTTGGAAGATATATAGGTGGGAAAATTAGAAGAAATTTAGAAGGACAAATATCGGCTTGGGGTGCAAGAGCAAGAAACGATGAGCAAGAATACGCAATGGAACTTTTAATGGATGAAAATATAAAAGTTGTAACATTAGTAGGAAGAGCTGGAACTGGAAAAACTCTATTGGCTATAGCAGCAGGATTAGAACAAGTTGTTGAAAGGGGTAAATATAAAAGATTACTTATAGCTCGTCCAATAATTCCAATGGGAAAAGATTTAGGATATCTGCCAGGAAGTGAAGAGGAAAAATTAAGACCTTGGATGCAGCCTATATATGATAATATAGATTATTTAGCTGGAGAAAAAGGTGAAAAAACTGGAGAGAAAGTAATTTTAGGGCTTCAAACTATGGGACTTTTAAAAATAGAAGCTCTTACCTATATAAGAGGTAGAAGTATTCCTAATGGGTATATAATAATAGACGAAGCACAAAACTTAACTCCTCTCGAAGTAAAAACTATAATAACAAGAGCAGGAGAAAATACAAAGATAGTATTAACAGGAGATCCAGATCAAATAGATAGCCCGTATTTAGATTCAGATACAAATGGGCTTACATATTTATCAGAAAAATTAAAAAATGAAAGTATAGTAGGACATGTTACTTTGAAAAAAGGTGAACGTTCAGCATTAGCTGAGTTAGCAGCAAAACTTCTATAA
- a CDS encoding replication-associated recombination protein A, translating to MQSIFGGNFEDAKPLSTRLRPQKFVDFKGQEKLLGKNGVLRKIIEGKSLSNMILYGPSGSGKSSLGEIISKELNYNFETLNATVASLNDLREIVEKAKRNLELYGKRTILFLDEIHRFNKTQQDALLSYTESGILILVGATTENPYHSLNNALLSRCLIFEFKPLTRDNIREILIKGENLLNLQLPEEIRDVILDISQGDSRVALNYLELYKNSCMGYSKEEIIDIFRERKASYHKEEDKYNIISAMIKSIRGSDPDSAVYWLARLLHGGEDPRYIARRIFIHASEDIGMANPEAMLIANSAMNASEKIGMPEIRIILSQAVIYLAISTKSNSSYMAIDKALKDIENGDLEPVPIHIGTGAVGYKYPHNYENNFVEQKYRANRKKYYIPGNNRNEKLIEEKLEKLWKLK from the coding sequence ATGCAAAGTATATTTGGTGGAAATTTTGAAGATGCAAAACCTCTATCAACTCGTTTAAGGCCTCAGAAATTTGTAGATTTTAAAGGGCAAGAAAAACTTCTAGGAAAAAATGGTGTTCTTAGAAAAATAATAGAGGGTAAATCTTTATCTAATATGATTTTATATGGACCATCAGGCTCTGGAAAAAGTTCATTAGGTGAAATAATATCTAAAGAGTTAAACTATAATTTTGAGACTTTAAATGCGACAGTAGCAAGTTTAAATGATTTAAGAGAGATTGTAGAAAAAGCTAAAAGAAATTTAGAGTTATATGGGAAAAGAACAATTTTATTTTTAGATGAAATTCATAGATTTAATAAAACTCAACAAGATGCGTTATTGTCTTATACAGAGTCAGGAATATTAATTTTAGTTGGAGCTACTACTGAAAATCCTTATCATAGTCTAAATAATGCACTATTATCAAGGTGTTTAATTTTTGAATTTAAACCTTTAACAAGAGATAATATAAGAGAAATTTTAATAAAAGGTGAAAATTTATTAAATTTACAACTTCCTGAAGAAATTAGAGATGTTATTTTAGATATCTCTCAAGGAGATAGTAGAGTAGCTTTAAATTACTTAGAATTATATAAAAATAGTTGTATGGGATACTCTAAAGAAGAGATAATAGATATTTTCAGAGAAAGAAAAGCCTCTTATCATAAGGAAGAGGATAAATATAATATAATTTCAGCTATGATAAAAAGTATAAGAGGAAGCGATCCAGACTCAGCAGTATATTGGTTAGCAAGACTTCTTCATGGTGGAGAGGATCCACGATATATAGCAAGAAGAATATTTATCCATGCAAGTGAAGACATTGGTATGGCTAATCCAGAAGCTATGTTAATAGCAAATAGTGCTATGAATGCAAGTGAAAAAATAGGAATGCCAGAAATAAGGATAATTTTATCTCAGGCAGTTATTTATTTAGCAATATCAACAAAAAGCAATTCAAGCTATATGGCAATAGATAAAGCTTTAAAAGATATAGAGAATGGAGATCTAGAACCTGTTCCAATACATATAGGGACTGGAGCAGTAGGATATAAATATCCTCATAATTATGAGAATAATTTTGTAGAGCAAAAATATAGAGCAAATAGAAAAAAATATTATATTCCAGGAAATAATAGAAACGAAAAACTAATTGAAGAAAAATTAGAAAAATTATGGAAATTAAAATAA
- the secG gene encoding preprotein translocase subunit SecG gives METLLTLFLFIFAVALIILVLVQPDRSHGMSGSMGMGGSNTVFGVSKDGGPLARATEVVAFLFILSALLLYLVK, from the coding sequence ATGGAGACACTTTTAACATTGTTTTTATTTATTTTTGCTGTAGCTTTAATAATATTAGTTCTTGTTCAACCAGATAGAAGCCATGGTATGTCAGGTAGCATGGGAATGGGAGGTTCAAATACAGTATTTGGAGTTTCAAAAGATGGAGGACCACTAGCCAGAGCAACTGAAGTAGTAGCATTTTTATTCATACTTTCAGCACTTCTTCTGTATCTAGTAAAATAG
- the argS gene encoding arginine--tRNA ligase, translating into MLTIEKQIEIILLETVNNLYPDKDLKPIEITVATNEKFGDFQSNFAMMNSKIIGGNPRAIAENVVNNIVENSVIDKIEIAGPGFLNIFLKDSYLGDLVKKISKEDYEFKGLNIEGDVIIDYSSPNIAKRMHIGHLRSTIIGDSIKRMYKYLGYNVVADNHIGDWGTQFGKLIIGYRNWLNQEAYKENAIEELERVYVEFTRQSEENPELEDQAREELKKLQDGDKENYRLWQEFIKVSLDEYAKLYNRMGINFDTYYGESFYHDLMPGVVEELENKKIAVEDQGAKVVFFPEEEKLHPCIVQKKDGAFLYATSDIATVKFRLANYNVNKLIYVTDERQQDHFRQFFRITDMLGWNVEKQHVWFGIMRFADGVFSTRKGNVIRLEELLDEGKRRAYEIVNEKNPELSEEEKDNIAEVVGTGAIKYADLSQNRQTAVIFEWDKILSFEGNTAPYLQYSYARIKSILRRAKEQNKEVKEEITIKFVDKTERTLAHHLTQFPGVILKAADSCRPNLIADYLFELSKKFNSFYNACPILNQEDEILYSRLLLAERTAAVLKEGLNLLGINTLERM; encoded by the coding sequence ATGTTAACTATTGAAAAACAAATAGAAATAATTTTATTAGAAACAGTAAATAATCTTTATCCAGATAAAGATTTAAAACCAATAGAGATAACTGTAGCAACAAATGAAAAATTTGGAGATTTTCAATCAAATTTTGCTATGATGAATTCTAAAATAATTGGTGGTAATCCAAGAGCTATTGCTGAGAATGTTGTAAATAACATAGTTGAAAATAGTGTAATTGATAAAATAGAGATTGCAGGACCAGGATTTTTAAATATATTTTTAAAAGATTCATATTTAGGAGATTTAGTTAAAAAGATTTCAAAAGAGGATTATGAATTTAAAGGACTTAATATAGAGGGAGATGTAATAATAGATTACTCTTCGCCGAATATAGCAAAAAGAATGCATATTGGTCACTTAAGATCAACTATAATCGGAGATTCAATTAAAAGAATGTATAAGTATTTAGGTTATAATGTTGTGGCAGACAACCACATTGGAGATTGGGGAACTCAATTTGGAAAACTGATAATAGGATACAGAAACTGGCTTAATCAAGAGGCTTATAAAGAAAATGCCATTGAGGAGTTAGAAAGAGTTTATGTTGAATTTACAAGACAAAGTGAGGAAAATCCAGAACTTGAAGATCAAGCAAGAGAAGAGTTAAAAAAACTTCAAGATGGTGATAAGGAAAATTATAGATTATGGCAAGAGTTTATAAAAGTTTCTTTAGATGAGTATGCAAAGTTATATAATAGAATGGGAATAAACTTTGATACATATTATGGTGAATCTTTTTATCATGATTTAATGCCAGGAGTAGTTGAAGAGTTAGAAAATAAGAAAATAGCAGTTGAAGATCAAGGAGCAAAAGTTGTATTTTTCCCAGAAGAAGAGAAACTACATCCTTGTATTGTTCAAAAGAAAGATGGAGCATTTTTATATGCAACTTCAGATATAGCAACTGTTAAATTTAGATTAGCTAATTATAATGTAAATAAATTAATATATGTAACTGATGAAAGACAGCAGGATCACTTTAGACAGTTCTTTAGAATTACAGATATGTTAGGATGGAATGTTGAAAAGCAACATGTTTGGTTTGGAATAATGAGATTTGCTGATGGTGTATTCTCTACTAGAAAAGGAAATGTAATTAGATTAGAGGAACTTTTAGATGAAGGTAAGAGAAGAGCTTATGAAATTGTAAATGAGAAGAATCCAGAATTATCAGAAGAAGAAAAAGATAACATAGCAGAAGTTGTAGGAACTGGAGCTATAAAATATGCTGATTTATCACAAAATAGACAAACAGCAGTTATTTTTGAATGGGATAAAATTCTAAGTTTTGAAGGAAATACAGCACCATATTTACAATACTCTTATGCAAGAATTAAATCTATATTAAGAAGAGCAAAAGAGCAGAATAAAGAGGTTAAAGAGGAGATTACAATAAAGTTTGTAGATAAAACAGAAAGAACTTTAGCTCATCATTTAACACAATTCCCAGGAGTTATATTGAAAGCAGCTGATAGTTGCAGACCAAATTTAATAGCTGATTATTTATTTGAATTATCAAAAAAATTCAATAGCTTCTATAATGCATGTCCAATATTAAACCAAGAGGATGAAATTTTATATTCAAGATTGTTATTAGCTGAAAGAACAGCAGCAGTATTGAAAGAAGGGTTGAATCTTTTAGGAATAAATACATTAGAGAGAATGTAA
- the hisS gene encoding histidine--tRNA ligase, which translates to MKLIKAVRGTKDIFGDEGIKYDYITRTAQEFFGNYGYSMIKTPIFEETDLFKRGVGEGTDIVEKEMYTFQDRGERSITLRPEGTAAVVRCYLENKIYAKEEVSRYFYAGSMFRYERPQAGRQREFNQIGVEVLGESSPILDAEVIAMGYSFLSKIGVTDLEVTINSVGEKESRQRYRETLLNFLEPMREELCDDCKMRMEKNPLRVLDCKVDKCKELTADAPIITDSLSVEEKAHYETVKKYLTLFNVKYKEDPRLVRGLDYYSSTVYEIVTNKLGSQGTVLGGGRYDNLLKQLGDKEIPAFGFAAGVERIMMLLGEDFPKRELDVYIAWLGEATMDSAFKLANDLRLFGKSVVIDYASKGMKAHMKKADRVGAKNVIIIGEDEMNKGVVMLKDFINRTQEEVSIENIKNILK; encoded by the coding sequence ATGAAGCTAATTAAAGCGGTTAGAGGAACTAAAGATATATTTGGAGATGAAGGAATAAAGTATGACTATATAACGAGGACAGCTCAAGAGTTTTTTGGGAATTATGGATACTCAATGATAAAAACTCCTATATTTGAAGAAACAGACCTTTTTAAAAGAGGAGTAGGAGAGGGAACAGATATCGTTGAAAAAGAGATGTATACTTTTCAAGATAGAGGAGAAAGAAGTATCACTTTAAGACCAGAAGGAACAGCAGCTGTTGTAAGATGCTATTTAGAAAATAAGATATACGCGAAAGAGGAAGTTTCAAGATATTTTTATGCAGGGTCTATGTTTAGATATGAAAGACCTCAAGCAGGAAGACAAAGAGAGTTCAATCAAATAGGTGTAGAAGTTTTAGGTGAAAGCTCACCGATTTTAGATGCAGAAGTAATTGCAATGGGATATTCTTTTTTAAGTAAAATAGGAGTTACTGATTTAGAAGTAACTATAAATTCTGTGGGAGAAAAAGAAAGTAGACAGAGATATAGAGAAACTCTTTTAAACTTTTTAGAACCAATGAGAGAAGAGCTTTGTGATGATTGTAAAATGAGAATGGAGAAAAATCCACTTAGAGTTTTAGATTGTAAAGTAGATAAATGTAAAGAGTTAACAGCTGATGCACCAATTATAACAGACTCTTTATCAGTAGAAGAAAAAGCACACTATGAAACAGTAAAAAAATATTTAACATTATTTAATGTAAAGTATAAAGAGGATCCAAGATTAGTTAGAGGATTAGATTATTATTCAAGCACGGTTTATGAGATTGTAACAAATAAATTAGGATCACAAGGAACTGTTTTAGGTGGAGGAAGATATGATAATCTTCTAAAGCAACTTGGAGATAAAGAGATACCTGCATTTGGATTTGCAGCAGGAGTTGAAAGAATCATGATGCTTTTAGGTGAGGATTTCCCAAAAAGAGAGTTAGATGTATATATAGCTTGGCTAGGAGAAGCTACTATGGATTCAGCATTTAAGTTGGCTAATGATTTAAGACTTTTTGGAAAATCTGTTGTAATAGATTATGCTTCAAAAGGAATGAAAGCTCATATGAAAAAAGCTGATAGAGTTGGAGCAAAAAATGTTATTATAATAGGTGAGGATGAGATGAATAAAGGTGTTGTTATGCTAAAAGATTTCATCAATAGAACTCAAGAAGAAGTAAGTATAGAAAATATAAAAAATATATTAAAATAA
- a CDS encoding putative manganese transporter, with protein MEWIYLFYNVTVEVFYKVGVFVSISLLLIGLIDYKFNGLIIKLLEKDRKNQVYFSALLGLVPGCGGAIVVVPMYILGKVTFGSLVAAFITTMGDAAFILIVGDITAYFKVLIISGITGVICGLFIDYFKIGENIVINKNNQMEKGKEYVNEESGHKYHKHIAHKQGDIVDKVLHRRTDFKYVYLITHNIWYKIFWLLVIISFPFALEHLLDAHTHENHFIIEYMNISGSIGTVLCILYTLLSRKGIQGSNFDKTESKLGSIKETLIHTAEEVAFLVSWVFVAFLGYEILLRYIGGVEGLKLFLENKGFLVVIGAVIIGLIPGCGPQILLAAIYISGGIPFSALVANAICNDGDALFPLLALSKKSALLVTLYNVIPALLIGGFLYLLET; from the coding sequence ATGGAGTGGATTTATCTTTTTTATAATGTTACTGTAGAGGTTTTTTATAAAGTTGGTGTTTTTGTATCAATATCTTTATTATTAATTGGTTTAATAGATTATAAATTTAATGGACTAATAATAAAGTTATTAGAAAAAGATAGGAAAAATCAAGTTTATTTTTCAGCGTTATTAGGGTTAGTTCCAGGTTGTGGAGGGGCAATAGTTGTAGTTCCAATGTATATTTTAGGAAAAGTGACTTTTGGAAGCTTAGTTGCAGCTTTTATAACAACAATGGGAGATGCTGCCTTTATTTTAATTGTAGGAGATATAACTGCATACTTTAAAGTATTAATAATAAGTGGGATAACTGGAGTAATTTGTGGTTTATTTATAGATTATTTTAAGATTGGTGAAAACATAGTTATAAATAAAAATAACCAAATGGAAAAAGGGAAGGAATATGTAAATGAAGAAAGTGGACATAAATATCACAAACATATAGCTCATAAACAAGGAGATATAGTTGATAAAGTTTTACATAGAAGAACAGATTTTAAATATGTATATTTAATTACTCATAATATATGGTATAAAATATTTTGGCTTTTGGTAATAATCTCTTTTCCTTTTGCTTTGGAGCATTTATTAGATGCTCATACACATGAAAATCATTTTATAATTGAATATATGAATATAAGTGGTAGTATAGGAACAGTTTTATGTATTTTATATACCTTATTAAGTAGAAAAGGAATACAGGGTAGTAACTTCGATAAAACAGAAAGTAAATTGGGATCAATAAAAGAAACTTTAATACATACAGCAGAAGAAGTGGCATTTTTAGTAAGTTGGGTTTTTGTGGCATTTTTAGGGTATGAGATATTATTAAGATATATAGGTGGAGTTGAAGGATTAAAACTATTTTTAGAAAATAAGGGTTTTTTAGTAGTAATCGGGGCAGTCATTATCGGATTAATACCAGGTTGTGGACCTCAAATATTATTAGCCGCTATATATATATCAGGAGGTATTCCTTTCTCGGCTCTAGTTGCCAATGCGATTTGTAATGATGGGGATGCTTTATTTCCATTGTTAGCTTTAAGTAAAAAATCAGCTTTACTAGTTACTTTATATAATGTAATTCCAGCTTTATTAATTGGAGGTTTTTTATATTTATTAGAAACTTAA
- the ruvA gene encoding Holliday junction branch migration protein RuvA, which yields MFEYLNGVIKIKKPEYLAVDVNGVGYRVYITLKTYDQVQVGEKKELYIYNVIKEDAFKLVGFLQERERVLFEMLIGISGIGLSLALSIMSTFSIDNIREIVLTEDFKTLKRVPKLGEKKSKQIIIDLNNKIKTLNLMSMEDPSGDMLNNAIEEELYMALDSLGYSKKEIDSMISKDELNSYSTLEEAIKGVLKKIQLRG from the coding sequence ATGTTTGAATATTTAAATGGAGTAATAAAAATAAAAAAACCAGAATATTTAGCAGTGGATGTAAATGGGGTAGGGTATAGAGTTTACATAACTTTAAAAACTTATGATCAAGTACAGGTGGGAGAGAAAAAAGAGCTATATATATATAATGTAATAAAAGAAGATGCATTTAAACTAGTAGGATTTTTACAGGAGAGAGAAAGAGTTCTTTTTGAGATGTTAATAGGAATCAGTGGGATAGGATTATCATTAGCCCTTTCTATAATGTCAACATTTTCAATAGACAATATTAGAGAGATTGTTTTAACAGAAGATTTTAAAACGTTAAAAAGAGTTCCAAAATTAGGAGAAAAAAAATCAAAGCAAATAATTATAGATTTAAATAATAAGATTAAAACATTAAATTTAATGTCTATGGAAGATCCATCAGGAGATATGTTAAATAATGCGATTGAAGAAGAGCTATATATGGCATTAGATTCTTTAGGATACAGTAAAAAGGAAATAGATTCTATGATAAGTAAAGATGAGTTAAATAGTTATTCTACTTTAGAAGAGGCAATTAAGGGAGTTTTAAAAAAAATTCAATTAAGGGGATGA